Proteins encoded together in one Ignavibacteriales bacterium window:
- a CDS encoding C-GCAxxG-C-C family protein, whose amino-acid sequence MKSRVDDATDRFKRGFNCAQAVFSAYAPLLGIEEADALRISTGFGAGMGRQQEVCGAVTGALMVIGSKHGMSDASDVSAKERTYAEFREFTRCFHQLHGSISRRELLGCDINTEEGKKDYAERRLSATVCLPCVQNACKLLEESGVLEQDSRWKP is encoded by the coding sequence ATGAAATCAAGAGTAGACGATGCAACCGATCGGTTCAAAAGGGGATTCAATTGTGCACAGGCTGTCTTCTCAGCATACGCGCCACTCCTGGGGATCGAGGAGGCCGATGCATTGCGAATCTCGACGGGGTTCGGCGCTGGGATGGGCAGGCAGCAGGAAGTATGCGGCGCGGTAACGGGCGCTTTGATGGTCATTGGCTCGAAGCATGGAATGTCCGACGCCAGCGATGTCTCCGCCAAGGAAAGAACATACGCTGAGTTCAGAGAATTCACGCGGTGTTTTCATCAACTCCATGGCTCAATCTCGCGCAGGGAATTGCTGGGGTGTGACATTAATACAGAAGAAGGGAAGAAGGACTATGCTGAGCGGAGACTTTCTGCAACAGTCTGCCTGCCCTGTGTTCAGAATGCGTGCAAACTCTTAGAAGAATCGGGTGTTCTGGAACAGGATTCTCGCTGGAAGCCATAA
- a CDS encoding GxxExxY protein: MEKVYERALMIDLAEEGLAVQNQAPVGVHYKDLLVGEYFADIIVEHTIVLELKAAEFVAEEHELQLINYLKATDLEVGILLNFGKKPEIRRKIFTNDRKSLNR; this comes from the coding sequence TTGGAAAAAGTATACGAACGCGCACTGATGATTGACCTGGCCGAGGAGGGATTGGCTGTTCAAAACCAGGCCCCGGTGGGTGTTCATTACAAAGATTTGCTCGTCGGAGAATATTTTGCGGACATCATCGTAGAGCATACGATTGTCCTTGAGCTCAAGGCGGCTGAATTTGTGGCGGAAGAACATGAATTGCAGCTGATCAACTACCTGAAAGCGACCGATCTTGAGGTTGGGATTCTGTTGAACTTTGGGAAGAAGCCAGAGATCCGGCGGAAGATTTTCACCAATGACAGGAAGAGTTTGAACCGGTGA